The sequence ACTGATTTTATTTTGAAAATTGTAAGCGAGAAAGATTTTTCTTTTCATGAAAAAACAGCTGCTGAATTAGGAATTTTAAATAAATATGTTTTTTTGAAAAATGCCAAGCCGCTCACGGGTGTTGCTGAAGAAATGAGAAAGGCGCATAGTTTTGTTTTGTTTTCTAACTATGAAAATCTTCCGGTAGTAATTCTGGAAGCGATGGCAAGCGGATTGCCGGTTATTTCTTCTACAGCAGGCGGTGTGCCCGAACATATCAAAGAAGAATATGGAATGTTGATACAGCCAAAAGACGAATACGCACTATGCAATGCCATGAAAAAAATGCTGGACGAGCGGAAAAATTACGATTCAAAAAAAATACGGGAATATGCAGTGGAAAATTTCAGTTATGAAAGCGTGGGAAAAAAATTTGAAATGATTTACCGGAAAGCAATGCGCAATGATTAAAAAAATTATTTCCACTATTTTTTTCCGGGGAATTATTGCCGGGTTAAATTTTTTTCTTGCCATACTCACCACGCAATATCTCGGTCCGAAAGGAAAAGGCGATGTGAGTTTATTCGCGCTGAATCTTACCATTGTCCAGTTGGTAAGCAATTTCATCGGAGGTCCCTTTTTGGTTTATCTCGTTCCGCGAAAAAATAGTATGCAACTGCTTTTAATTTCTTATGTGTGGGCAGTAATCATTTCCTTTATTGTTCCGGTAATCCTGTTGAATTTTTCTTTGCTCGAGAAAGAAAATTTTCTTCAGCTCGTAATCATTTCCATAATTTTTTCTTTTGTTTCCATTAATACGCAAATCATGACCGGGAAAGAAGAAATAAACAAATACAATTTCACTTCTCTTATTCAGGTTCTTGTTTTGATTGCTGCTTTTTTATTTTATATTGAATTTTACGGGATGAAAAATCTTTCCTCCTACATTCATGCTTTGTATTTTTCCACGGCAACAGCATTTGTGGTTAGTTTATTTTTCATACTAAAATATTTTGAAAAAATTTCATTGCAAAATATTTTAGAAACTTTTTCTGAAGCAATCAAAAAAGGATTTGTGTTGCAAAGCAGTGCCATTGCCCATATGTTCAATGCGCGTTTGAGTTTTTATTTTCTTGACCACTTTCATTCCGGAGGAAGAGAAGAAGTGGGAATTTATTCTGTGGCGGTGTCAATAGCAGAAGCCGTCTGGCTCATAGCGCAAAGCGTTTCGCTTGTACTTTATTCAAGAATTGTGAATTTATCGGATATTGTTAAATCCCGTCAACTGACTGTGGCATTAATCAAAATTGTTTTTGTCTGCACAATTATTTTCACATTCATTTTGCTCGTGCTTCCATCTTCACTATTTGCATTTGTATTCGGAAGCGGCTTCGAAGAAGTAAAAATAATTTTGTTTCCGCTCAGCGCGGGAATTATTATTTTATCGGCTGGAATAATTTTGAGTTCTTATTTTGTCGGAGTAGGAAATCCTAAAATATGCGTTATCGCTTCTTTCATCGGTTTAATTGTAACAGTAGTTTTGGGAATTATTTTGATTCCGAAATATGGAATGACAGGCGCTGGAATTACGGCAAGTATTTCCTACTCTGTGAGTGTTGTTTACCAGTTATGGAAATTTATCAGCGAAACAAAAGAATCCAGATTGAATGATTTTCTGTTTACAAAAAAAGATATTGAACTTGTTTCTGTCGAACTGAAAAATATTTTTTCTTCCGGTCAGTAATCTATGTGTGGAATAACGGGAATTATAAATCTCAAAGGAGAAGTTACAGACATGCATCGCTGTGTGCAGGCGATGACAGATACGCTTCGCCATCGCGGTCCGGATGGAGAAGGTTTTTTATTCCAAAGCGATTCGGAAATTATTTCTGCTTATGGAAAAGATACGCCTTCCGCTGTTATTAGTTCTTCATTAAATTATTCTCCTGATGTTTCAATAGAAAATATTTCTCAAAAGAATTTTCAGTTTGTCCTCGGGCACCGCAGATTATCCATTATTGATATTTCTGCAGCAGGACATCAGCCCATGTGCGATGTGCAGAAAAAAATATGGATTGTTTACAACGGAGAAATTTATAATCATATAGAACTTCGGGAGGAATTAAAGCAAAAAGGATTTTCATTCAGAACCAATACCGATACGGAAGTGATTTTGCAATCGTATTTACATTGGGATTCTGATTGCGTGAATCATTTCAACGGAATGTGGGCTTTTGTAATTTTTGATTCGCGTAAAAATATTTTGTTTGGCTCGCGGGACAGAGCAGGGGTGAAGCCGTTTTATTATTACAAAGACGAAAAAGTTTTTGCCTTTGCTTCCGAGCAGAAAGCATTACTGAAACTTCCCTATGTAAAAACAAGTATTAATCGAAAGGCAGCGGCAGAATTTTTAGCAGGCGATATTCAATATATTGAACTGGGAGAGGAAAACATGTTCAAAAATATTTTTGAAA is a genomic window of Bacteroidota bacterium containing:
- a CDS encoding polysaccharide biosynthesis C-terminal domain-containing protein, whose product is MIKKIISTIFFRGIIAGLNFFLAILTTQYLGPKGKGDVSLFALNLTIVQLVSNFIGGPFLVYLVPRKNSMQLLLISYVWAVIISFIVPVILLNFSLLEKENFLQLVIISIIFSFVSINTQIMTGKEEINKYNFTSLIQVLVLIAAFLFYIEFYGMKNLSSYIHALYFSTATAFVVSLFFILKYFEKISLQNILETFSEAIKKGFVLQSSAIAHMFNARLSFYFLDHFHSGGREEVGIYSVAVSIAEAVWLIAQSVSLVLYSRIVNLSDIVKSRQLTVALIKIVFVCTIIFTFILLVLPSSLFAFVFGSGFEEVKIILFPLSAGIIILSAGIILSSYFVGVGNPKICVIASFIGLIVTVVLGIILIPKYGMTGAGITASISYSVSVVYQLWKFISETKESRLNDFLFTKKDIELVSVELKNIFSSGQ